One genomic region from Salinicola endophyticus encodes:
- the ftsZ gene encoding cell division protein FtsZ has translation MFELVDNAPSSSAVIKVIGVGGGGGNAVNHMVESNIEGVEFICANTDAQALKRVAAKTVLQLGGEITKGLGAGANPEVGRQAAMEDRERIAEMLQGADMVFITAGMGGGTGTGGAPVVAQVAKELGILTVAVVTRPFPFEGPKRMRAAEEGMKALSEYVDSLITIPNEKLLSVLGKNASLLTAFSAANDVLLGAVQGIAELITSPGIINVDFADVRTVMSEMGMAMMGTGAATGENRAREAAEKAIRSPLLEDIDLHGARGILVNITAGPDLSIGEFNDVGATVQEFASQDATIVVGTSIDMEMSDELRVTVVAAGLDAQKEKALPRESAASRPEPTDYRKLQQPAVMRQQAARAEQEAAAAKKQQSQEKRKSAEMDDYLDIPAFLRRQAD, from the coding sequence ATGTTCGAACTAGTAGATAACGCACCTTCCAGTAGTGCAGTCATCAAAGTCATCGGTGTCGGCGGCGGTGGCGGCAATGCCGTCAACCACATGGTCGAGAGCAACATCGAGGGCGTCGAGTTCATCTGCGCCAACACCGATGCCCAGGCGCTCAAGCGCGTGGCGGCCAAGACCGTACTTCAGCTGGGTGGCGAGATCACCAAGGGCCTGGGCGCCGGCGCCAATCCGGAAGTCGGGCGTCAGGCGGCGATGGAAGATCGCGAGCGCATCGCCGAAATGCTGCAGGGTGCCGACATGGTCTTCATCACTGCCGGCATGGGCGGTGGCACGGGTACCGGCGGCGCCCCGGTCGTTGCCCAGGTGGCCAAGGAGCTTGGCATCCTGACCGTGGCGGTGGTCACGCGTCCGTTCCCGTTTGAGGGGCCCAAGCGCATGCGCGCGGCGGAAGAGGGCATGAAGGCGCTCTCCGAATACGTCGACTCGCTGATCACCATCCCCAACGAGAAGCTGCTCTCGGTGCTGGGCAAGAACGCCAGCCTGCTGACCGCGTTCAGCGCCGCCAATGACGTGCTGCTCGGGGCGGTGCAGGGGATCGCCGAGCTGATCACCAGCCCGGGTATCATCAACGTCGACTTCGCCGACGTGCGCACCGTGATGTCCGAGATGGGCATGGCGATGATGGGTACCGGCGCCGCGACCGGTGAGAACCGCGCCCGCGAGGCCGCCGAGAAGGCGATCCGCAGCCCGCTGCTCGAGGACATCGATCTGCACGGCGCCCGCGGTATCCTGGTCAACATCACCGCCGGCCCGGATCTCTCCATCGGTGAGTTCAACGACGTCGGTGCGACCGTGCAGGAGTTCGCCTCCCAGGACGCCACCATTGTCGTGGGTACCTCCATCGATATGGAGATGTCCGACGAGCTGCGCGTGACCGTGGTTGCCGCCGGTCTGGATGCGCAGAAAGAAAAGGCGCTGCCGCGCGAGAGTGCGGCCTCGCGTCCCGAACCGACCGATTACCGCAAGCTGCAGCAGCCCGCCGTGATGCGCCAGCAGGCCGCCCGCGCCGAGCAGGAAGCGGCCGCAGCCAAGAAACAGCAGAGCCAGGAGAAGCGCAAGTCTGCCGAGATGGATGACTATCTCGACATTCCGGCCTTCCTGCGCCGCCAGGCGGACTGA
- the mraY gene encoding phospho-N-acetylmuramoyl-pentapeptide-transferase — MLLFLAELLTHFQSAFNVFGYLTLRIILGTLTALFLSLWMGPQMIKRLVERQIGQAVRDDGPQSHLSKAGTPTMGGALILISIAVSTLLWGDLTNHYVWLVLAVTLGFGAIGWVDDFRKVVEKNPRGLPARWKYFWQSVIGLGAALVLYFTAASPVEISLIVPLFKDVVIPLGGFFVVLSYLVIVGSSNAVNLTDGLDGLAIMPTVLVSMGLAVFAYASGNAVFAHYLHIPEVPGAGELAVFCGTIAGAGLGFLWFNTYPAQVFMGDVGALALGAALGVVAVIVRQEIVLFIMGGVFVMETVSVILQVGSYKLTGRRIFRMAPLHHHFELKGWPEPRVIVRFWIVTVMLVLLGLATLKLR; from the coding sequence ATGCTGCTTTTTCTGGCTGAACTGCTGACGCATTTTCAAAGTGCCTTCAACGTCTTCGGATATCTTACCCTGCGCATCATCCTGGGGACGCTGACGGCGCTCTTCCTGAGCCTGTGGATGGGGCCGCAGATGATCAAGCGTCTGGTCGAGCGCCAGATCGGTCAGGCGGTACGCGACGACGGCCCGCAGTCGCACCTCTCCAAGGCCGGCACGCCGACCATGGGCGGCGCGCTGATACTGATCTCGATTGCCGTGAGCACCCTGCTGTGGGGCGATCTGACCAACCATTACGTGTGGCTGGTACTGGCGGTCACGCTGGGCTTCGGCGCGATCGGCTGGGTCGATGACTTCCGTAAGGTGGTGGAGAAGAATCCGCGCGGCCTGCCGGCACGCTGGAAGTACTTCTGGCAGTCGGTGATCGGCCTCGGCGCGGCGCTGGTGCTCTACTTCACCGCCGCCAGCCCGGTCGAGATCAGCCTGATCGTGCCGCTGTTCAAGGATGTGGTGATTCCCCTCGGCGGCTTCTTCGTGGTGCTCAGCTATCTGGTCATCGTCGGCAGCTCCAACGCGGTCAACCTGACCGATGGGCTCGATGGCCTGGCGATCATGCCCACCGTGCTGGTGTCGATGGGGCTGGCGGTGTTCGCCTACGCCAGCGGCAATGCGGTGTTCGCCCACTACTTACACATCCCCGAGGTACCCGGCGCCGGCGAACTGGCGGTCTTCTGCGGCACCATCGCCGGGGCCGGGCTCGGCTTTCTGTGGTTCAACACCTATCCGGCACAGGTGTTCATGGGGGACGTCGGCGCGCTGGCGCTGGGAGCCGCGCTGGGCGTGGTCGCGGTGATCGTGCGTCAGGAGATCGTGCTGTTCATCATGGGCGGGGTATTCGTGATGGAGACGGTCTCGGTGATCCTGCAGGTGGGCTCCTACAAGCTGACCGGACGGCGCATCTTCCGTATGGCGCCGCTGCATCACCATTTCGAACTCAAGGGATGGCCCGAACCGCGCGTCATCGTGCGCTTCTGGATCGTCACCGTGATGCTGGTCCTGCTGGGGCTGGCGACACTCAAGCTGCGCTGA
- the ftsW gene encoding putative lipid II flippase FtsW, translating to MLKGLEQRFTTRHQSFDGWLLLSALALMLIGWVMVTSASTEIAASLTGNPYYFSIRHGIFVLAAIGVGLLAVRLPLWWWREKGPMLLIMGLVLLVLVLLVGREINGSRRWIPLGIVNVQASEVAKLFMIVYVAGYLERFLPEVRRTWGAFMRPLAVMALIGFLLILEPDYGAVVVMTGCVMGMLLLSGAPLWRFLLILIVVGSGAVMLAVAEPYRLQRITSFANPWADQYNTGYQLTQALIAFGRGHWLGLGLGNSVQKLFYLPEAHTDFVFAVLAEELGLFGAVGVILLFALLVFRAFRIGRKAELARMPFAAYLCYGIALVIGAQAFINISVSSGMLPTKGLTLPLLSYGGSSLIVSGIMVAMLFRVDAEVRRSQRRAAAAAQEPPPGSVSRQSQGSET from the coding sequence ATGTTGAAAGGGCTGGAACAACGCTTTACCACCCGCCATCAATCCTTCGATGGCTGGCTGCTGCTATCGGCATTGGCGCTGATGCTGATCGGCTGGGTCATGGTCACCTCGGCGTCCACCGAGATCGCCGCCAGTCTCACCGGCAATCCCTACTATTTCAGTATTCGCCACGGCATCTTCGTGCTCGCGGCGATCGGGGTCGGGCTGCTGGCGGTGCGTCTGCCGCTGTGGTGGTGGCGTGAGAAGGGGCCGATGCTGCTGATTATGGGGTTGGTGCTGCTGGTGCTGGTACTGCTGGTGGGGCGCGAGATCAACGGCAGCCGGCGCTGGATTCCGCTGGGCATCGTCAACGTCCAGGCCTCCGAGGTCGCCAAGCTGTTCATGATCGTCTATGTCGCCGGCTACCTCGAGCGCTTCCTGCCCGAGGTACGACGCACCTGGGGCGCCTTTATGCGGCCGCTAGCGGTGATGGCGCTGATCGGCTTTCTGCTGATTCTGGAACCGGATTACGGCGCCGTGGTGGTGATGACCGGCTGCGTGATGGGCATGTTGCTGCTCTCGGGCGCGCCGCTGTGGCGCTTTCTGCTGATCCTGATCGTGGTCGGCTCGGGCGCGGTGATGCTGGCCGTGGCCGAGCCCTATCGCCTGCAGCGTATCACCAGCTTCGCCAATCCCTGGGCGGACCAGTACAACACCGGCTATCAGCTGACCCAGGCGCTGATCGCCTTCGGGCGTGGACACTGGTTGGGTCTGGGACTGGGCAATAGCGTGCAGAAGCTCTTCTATCTGCCCGAGGCGCACACCGACTTCGTGTTCGCGGTGTTGGCCGAGGAGCTGGGGCTGTTCGGGGCGGTGGGGGTGATCCTGCTGTTCGCCCTGCTGGTGTTCCGCGCCTTTCGCATCGGGCGCAAGGCGGAGCTGGCGCGGATGCCGTTCGCCGCTTACCTGTGCTACGGCATCGCGCTGGTGATCGGCGCCCAGGCCTTCATCAATATCTCGGTAAGTTCGGGCATGCTGCCGACCAAGGGGCTGACGCTGCCGCTACTGAGCTACGGCGGCTCGAGCCTGATCGTCAGCGGCATCATGGTGGCGATGCTGTTCCGGGTCGACGCCGAAGTGCGGCGCAGCCAGCGGCGTGCTGCGGCGGCGGCGCAGGAGCCGCCGCCGGGATCCGTGTCGCGGCAGTCGCAGGGGAGCGAGACATGA
- the murD gene encoding UDP-N-acetylmuramoyl-L-alanine--D-glutamate ligase, which yields MSSISQRGNDLPAGPRLVVGLGISGRAIARFLRARGEAFVMADTRSAPPGLEAFRADFPEVSLHLGALEALDLDAFSEIAVSPGVDTVGAGLAPYGHKLVGEIGLFRRYCQAPLVAITGSNAKSTVTTLVGEMAQQAGLDVAVGGNLGEAALDLLLDRPEAAWFVLELSSFQLESLETLDAACAAFLNLSEDHLDRHGDMAGYRAAKARIFRGAERAVVNAEDSATWPDDPQLPCVRFTRSAPAGADEWGVAVPAGADAPWLCRGAEGLMPVSELAMAGRHNQANALAAAAIGEAMGLPWAAMRQVLTRFAGLPHRGEVVVERHGVRWINDSKGTNVGATLAAIAGVGEGLTGRLVWLGGGVGKGADFTPLAPPLARHAREAVVFGQDAERLAAALAGHLPVTRVETLAEAMRRAAAIAEPGDCVLLSPACASLDQFPNYLARGAAFREILAQGQEATC from the coding sequence ATGAGCTCGATATCGCAGCGTGGCAACGACCTGCCGGCCGGCCCGCGTCTGGTGGTGGGCCTGGGTATCTCCGGGCGTGCTATCGCGCGCTTTCTGCGCGCGCGGGGCGAAGCCTTCGTCATGGCGGATACGCGTAGCGCACCGCCGGGCCTGGAAGCCTTCCGCGCCGACTTCCCCGAGGTGTCGCTGCATCTGGGCGCCCTCGAGGCGCTGGATCTGGACGCCTTCAGCGAGATCGCGGTGAGTCCGGGGGTGGATACCGTCGGCGCCGGGCTTGCGCCCTACGGGCACAAGCTGGTGGGTGAGATCGGGCTGTTCCGGCGTTACTGCCAGGCGCCGCTGGTGGCGATCACCGGCTCCAATGCCAAGTCCACGGTGACCACGCTGGTGGGAGAGATGGCACAGCAGGCGGGGCTCGATGTCGCCGTGGGTGGCAATCTCGGCGAAGCGGCGCTGGATCTGCTGCTCGACCGGCCCGAGGCGGCCTGGTTCGTGCTCGAGCTGTCGAGTTTTCAGCTTGAAAGCCTGGAGACGCTGGATGCGGCCTGTGCGGCTTTTCTCAATCTCTCCGAGGATCATCTCGACCGCCATGGTGACATGGCCGGCTATCGCGCCGCCAAGGCGCGTATCTTCCGCGGCGCCGAGCGGGCGGTGGTCAATGCCGAAGATAGCGCCACCTGGCCCGACGACCCGCAGCTGCCCTGCGTGCGCTTCACCCGCTCCGCGCCCGCCGGCGCCGACGAGTGGGGGGTGGCGGTGCCCGCCGGTGCCGACGCGCCCTGGCTGTGTCGCGGCGCCGAGGGGCTGATGCCGGTCTCCGAGCTGGCCATGGCGGGGCGCCACAATCAGGCCAACGCGCTGGCGGCAGCGGCCATCGGTGAGGCGATGGGGCTGCCGTGGGCGGCGATGCGTCAGGTACTGACGCGTTTCGCCGGGCTGCCACATCGCGGAGAGGTGGTGGTCGAGCGCCACGGCGTGCGTTGGATCAATGACTCCAAGGGCACCAACGTGGGCGCGACCCTGGCCGCCATCGCCGGCGTCGGCGAAGGGCTCACCGGGCGCTTGGTATGGCTTGGCGGGGGCGTGGGCAAGGGCGCCGATTTCACCCCGCTGGCACCGCCGCTGGCGCGCCACGCGCGCGAGGCGGTGGTCTTCGGCCAGGATGCCGAGCGCCTGGCCGCGGCGCTGGCCGGGCACCTGCCGGTGACTCGGGTCGAGACCCTGGCCGAGGCGATGCGTCGCGCTGCCGCCATCGCCGAGCCCGGCGACTGCGTGCTGTTGTCACCGGCCTGCGCCAGTCTCGATCAGTTCCCCAACTATCTGGCGCGCGGCGCGGCGTTCCGCGAGATTCTGGCGCAAGGGCAGGAAGCCACATGTTGA
- a CDS encoding cell division protein FtsQ/DivIB: MNANARGALIGVLMIFVLLGAGGRALWLWLDKPIARVSISGDLEYVSASYLQQQLAPLIRGHTWLSIDLPALRDQARRIQWLREVKVTREWPNALRFELYEQDPVARWNDDALLNSRGQPFLPGPIDDFGRRLPDLGGPEGSGREVLAYYDSLRRTLSDLGLDVTQLRLEARGAWRFQVNDNVWVILGRSDLDARLARFIAAWQRQLGAQASQIRYIDLRYPNGVAVAWHGETDTSAGAN, encoded by the coding sequence ATGAACGCCAATGCGCGGGGTGCGCTGATCGGCGTGCTGATGATCTTCGTGCTGCTCGGCGCCGGGGGGCGCGCGCTGTGGCTGTGGCTGGACAAGCCGATCGCCCGGGTCTCGATCAGCGGCGATCTCGAGTACGTCAGTGCCAGTTACCTGCAGCAGCAGCTGGCACCGCTGATACGCGGCCATACCTGGCTCTCCATCGATCTGCCTGCGCTGCGTGACCAGGCACGTCGGATCCAGTGGCTGCGCGAGGTCAAGGTCACCCGCGAGTGGCCCAATGCGCTGCGTTTCGAGCTCTATGAGCAGGATCCGGTGGCACGCTGGAATGACGATGCGCTGCTCAACAGTCGTGGCCAGCCGTTCCTGCCCGGCCCGATCGACGATTTCGGCCGGCGGCTGCCCGATCTCGGTGGTCCCGAGGGGAGCGGGCGCGAAGTGCTGGCTTATTACGACTCGCTGCGGCGCACGCTCTCCGATCTCGGGCTCGATGTCACCCAGCTGCGACTGGAAGCGCGTGGGGCCTGGCGCTTCCAGGTCAATGACAATGTCTGGGTCATTCTCGGGCGCAGTGATCTCGACGCCCGGCTGGCGCGTTTCATCGCAGCCTGGCAGCGCCAGTTGGGGGCGCAGGCGTCGCAGATTCGCTACATCGATCTGCGCTATCCCAATGGCGTGGCGGTGGCCTGGCATGGGGAGACCGACACCAGTGCCGGAGCCAACTAG
- the ftsA gene encoding cell division protein FtsA, whose protein sequence is MAGQSNASNMVVGLDIGTSKVVAIVGQPTDDGGLEIAGIGSHPSRGMKKGVVINIESTVQSIQRAVEEAELMAGCDIHSVYVGIAGSHISSMNSDGVVAIKEREVGPSDIERVIDSARARAISEGQRVLHVIPQEFAIDTQEGIREPLGMSGVRLEARVHLVTAALNAVQNIEKCVRRCGLEVDDIILEQIASSHAVLTEDERELGVCMVDIGGGTTDIAVFTEGAIRHTAVIPIAGDQVTNDIAMALRTPTQYAEDIKVKYACALTQLASSDEMIKVPSVGDRPSRDLSRQALAEVVEPRYEELFTLVREELRRSGYEDLVAAGVVLTGGTSRMEGVVELAEEIFHMPVRIASPHNVRGLADVVRNPIYSTGVGLLLYGMQDAKHARAVSAQPQREELLPRRGTRDEVSALARLKGWFKGNF, encoded by the coding sequence ATGGCAGGACAATCCAACGCTTCCAATATGGTGGTCGGGCTGGATATCGGAACATCCAAGGTGGTCGCCATCGTGGGGCAACCGACCGACGATGGTGGGTTGGAAATCGCCGGGATTGGTTCGCATCCTTCGCGTGGCATGAAGAAGGGTGTGGTGATCAACATCGAGTCGACCGTGCAGTCGATTCAGCGTGCCGTCGAGGAAGCCGAGCTGATGGCCGGCTGTGACATCCATTCCGTCTATGTCGGTATCGCCGGCAGCCACATCAGTTCGATGAACTCCGATGGCGTGGTCGCCATCAAGGAGCGTGAGGTCGGCCCGAGTGACATCGAGCGGGTGATCGACTCCGCCCGTGCGCGTGCCATCTCCGAAGGCCAGCGCGTGTTGCACGTCATCCCGCAGGAGTTCGCGATCGATACCCAGGAAGGGATCCGCGAGCCGCTGGGGATGTCCGGTGTGCGTCTGGAAGCGCGTGTGCACCTGGTGACTGCTGCGCTCAATGCGGTCCAGAACATCGAGAAGTGCGTGCGCCGCTGCGGTCTCGAGGTCGACGACATCATTCTCGAGCAGATCGCTTCCAGTCACGCCGTGCTCACCGAAGACGAGCGCGAGCTGGGCGTGTGCATGGTCGACATCGGTGGTGGTACCACCGATATCGCGGTGTTCACCGAAGGGGCGATTCGCCACACGGCGGTGATCCCGATCGCCGGCGACCAGGTTACCAACGATATCGCCATGGCCCTGCGCACGCCGACCCAGTATGCCGAAGACATCAAGGTCAAGTACGCCTGCGCGCTGACCCAACTGGCCAGCAGCGACGAGATGATCAAGGTGCCGAGCGTCGGCGATCGCCCCTCGCGCGACCTGTCGCGCCAGGCCCTGGCCGAGGTGGTCGAGCCGCGCTACGAGGAGCTCTTCACGCTGGTGCGCGAGGAGCTCAGGCGCAGTGGCTACGAGGATCTGGTCGCCGCCGGCGTGGTGCTCACCGGTGGCACCTCGCGCATGGAGGGGGTGGTCGAGCTGGCCGAGGAGATCTTCCACATGCCGGTGCGTATCGCCTCCCCGCACAATGTGCGCGGTCTGGCCGACGTGGTGCGCAACCCGATTTATTCGACTGGGGTAGGTTTGCTACTCTACGGCATGCAAGACGCCAAGCACGCTCGCGCAGTATCAGCCCAGCCTCAACGGGAAGAGCTTCTTCCCCGACGCGGAACCAGGGACGAGGTTTCGGCGTTGGCGCGACTCAAAGGCTGGTTTAAAGGAAATTTCTGA
- the murG gene encoding undecaprenyldiphospho-muramoylpentapeptide beta-N-acetylglucosaminyltransferase, producing MSQLERVLIMAGGTGGHVVPALSLSRALVQRGVTVEWLGSPRGIENRLVPAAGLVLHQIDVAGLRGNGLAGWLAIPWRLSRAVAQARRVIQRFDPQLVIGLGGFASGPGGLAARLCGKPLLVHEQNAVAGLTNRALSRLATRTYAAFPGAFPAARAEVVGNPVREEIARLGESPRAAGGMAERPLRLLVLGGSLGAQALNERLPEALAALPAETRPAVRHQAGRDKESATQLGYREAGVAAEVSDFIDDMAEAYAWADLIVCRAGALTIAELSAAAKPSLLVPFPHAVDDHQTQNARHLVAAGGAELIQQSELTPQRLTQALDALLRPDVLAQMAIQARRVAHLDAVERMLEGCMEVASER from the coding sequence ATGAGCCAACTCGAGCGCGTCCTGATCATGGCCGGCGGTACCGGCGGCCACGTGGTGCCGGCGCTGTCGCTGTCGCGGGCGCTGGTCCAGCGCGGCGTCACGGTGGAGTGGCTGGGCAGCCCGCGTGGCATCGAGAATCGGTTGGTGCCGGCGGCCGGACTGGTGCTGCACCAGATCGACGTGGCTGGCCTGCGCGGCAACGGTCTGGCTGGCTGGCTGGCGATCCCGTGGCGCCTGAGCCGCGCCGTGGCGCAGGCGCGGCGCGTGATCCAGCGCTTCGACCCGCAGCTGGTGATCGGGCTGGGTGGCTTCGCCAGCGGCCCCGGCGGGCTTGCCGCGCGGCTCTGCGGTAAGCCGCTGCTGGTGCATGAGCAGAACGCGGTGGCCGGGCTGACCAATCGCGCCCTGTCGCGCCTGGCGACGCGCACCTACGCCGCCTTCCCGGGTGCCTTTCCGGCTGCGCGTGCCGAGGTGGTGGGCAATCCGGTGCGCGAAGAGATCGCGCGCCTGGGCGAGTCGCCGCGGGCAGCGGGGGGGATGGCCGAGCGTCCGCTGCGGCTGCTGGTGCTGGGCGGCTCGCTGGGGGCGCAGGCGCTCAACGAGCGCCTGCCCGAGGCGCTGGCGGCGCTACCTGCCGAGACCCGCCCGGCGGTACGCCATCAGGCCGGTCGCGACAAGGAGTCCGCCACCCAGCTGGGTTACCGCGAGGCCGGGGTGGCCGCCGAGGTGAGTGACTTCATCGATGACATGGCCGAGGCCTATGCCTGGGCCGACCTGATCGTCTGTCGTGCCGGCGCGCTGACGATCGCCGAACTGAGCGCGGCGGCCAAGCCGTCGCTGCTGGTGCCGTTCCCCCATGCGGTGGACGATCACCAGACACAAAATGCGCGCCATCTGGTCGCGGCCGGTGGCGCCGAACTGATACAGCAGAGCGAGTTGACGCCGCAGCGGCTGACGCAGGCGCTCGACGCGCTGCTGCGCCCCGACGTGCTCGCCCAGATGGCGATCCAGGCGCGCCGGGTGGCTCATCTGGACGCCGTCGAGCGCATGCTCGAGGGCTGCATGGAGGTGGCAAGTGAGCGATAG
- the murC gene encoding UDP-N-acetylmuramate--L-alanine ligase — protein MRRIRGIHFVGIGGAGMCGIAEVLANEGYTVSGSDLRESTVTQHLRECGIRVAIGHAEVNAEGADVVVVSTAVDASNPEIAWAREHRVPVVRRAEMLAELMRFRHGIAVAGTHGKTTTTSLLSTLLGEAGLDPTFVIGGKLTSAGTNARLGAGEFLVAEADESDASFLHLQPMTAIVTNIDADHMATYDGDFSRLKNTFIEFLHNLPFYGRAVLCIDDDNVRELLPRVQRHFVTYGFSEDADFRVSEFWQEAGEIGFVAVRPEGHADLRIRLAMPGAHNALNALAAIAVATDAGVADADIVAGMASFGGVGRRFQVHGHYPLKRGGEVMLVDDYGHHPREVEMVIRAVRAGWPERRLVMVYQPHRYSRTRDLYEDFVRVLSGVDTLLLLDVYSAGEAPIPGAEGKMLAGSIRQRGLVDPMFVEDKAALPDMLSHVLRPDDILITQGAGDVGGIALKLAGSGLDLDEVTL, from the coding sequence ATGCGGCGGATCCGCGGGATTCATTTCGTCGGTATCGGCGGTGCCGGCATGTGCGGCATCGCCGAGGTGCTGGCCAACGAGGGTTATACCGTCAGCGGCAGCGATCTGCGCGAGTCGACGGTCACCCAGCATCTGCGCGAATGCGGCATCCGCGTGGCGATCGGGCATGCCGAGGTCAATGCCGAGGGCGCCGACGTGGTGGTGGTCTCCACCGCGGTGGACGCCAGCAATCCGGAGATCGCCTGGGCCCGGGAGCATCGCGTGCCGGTGGTACGGCGCGCCGAGATGCTGGCCGAACTGATGCGCTTTCGCCACGGCATCGCGGTCGCTGGCACTCACGGCAAGACGACCACCACCAGTCTGCTGTCGACACTGCTGGGCGAGGCGGGGCTCGATCCGACCTTCGTCATCGGTGGCAAGCTGACCAGTGCCGGCACCAATGCGCGCCTCGGCGCCGGCGAGTTCCTGGTCGCCGAGGCCGACGAGTCGGATGCTTCCTTTCTGCATCTGCAGCCGATGACCGCCATCGTCACCAATATCGATGCCGACCACATGGCGACCTACGATGGTGACTTCTCGCGCTTGAAGAACACCTTCATCGAGTTCCTGCACAACCTGCCGTTCTACGGCCGTGCGGTGCTGTGCATCGATGACGACAACGTGCGTGAGCTGCTGCCGCGGGTGCAGCGCCACTTCGTCACCTATGGCTTCAGCGAGGACGCCGACTTTCGCGTCAGCGAGTTCTGGCAGGAGGCGGGGGAAATCGGCTTCGTCGCGGTGCGCCCCGAGGGGCATGCCGATCTGCGCATCCGGTTGGCGATGCCGGGAGCGCACAATGCGCTCAACGCGCTGGCGGCGATCGCCGTGGCCACCGATGCCGGCGTCGCCGACGCCGATATCGTCGCCGGCATGGCCTCCTTCGGCGGCGTCGGCCGGCGCTTCCAGGTGCATGGTCACTATCCGCTCAAGCGCGGTGGCGAGGTGATGCTGGTGGATGACTACGGCCACCATCCGCGCGAGGTCGAGATGGTGATCCGCGCGGTGCGTGCCGGCTGGCCGGAGCGCCGTCTGGTGATGGTCTACCAGCCGCACCGCTATAGCCGTACCCGGGATCTCTACGAAGACTTCGTGCGCGTGCTCTCGGGGGTCGATACGCTGCTGTTGCTGGATGTCTACAGCGCTGGCGAGGCGCCCATTCCCGGTGCCGAAGGCAAGATGCTGGCCGGCTCGATCCGCCAGCGCGGTCTGGTCGACCCGATGTTCGTCGAGGACAAGGCCGCGTTGCCCGATATGCTCTCCCATGTGTTGCGTCCTGACGACATCCTGATCACCCAGGGCGCCGGCGACGTCGGTGGCATCGCGCTCAAGCTGGCTGGTAGCGGTCTCGATCTCGACGAGGTGACGCTTTGA
- the lpxC gene encoding UDP-3-O-acyl-N-acetylglucosamine deacetylase: MIKQRTLQNTIRATGVGLHSGEKVYLTLRPAAPNTGIVFVRTDLDPVVQIPADAQRVTDTKLCTALSRDGVKVATVEHLMSAFAGLGIDNAYVELSAAEVPIMDGSAGPFVFLIQSAGIAEQAAPKKFIRIKREVTVSDDGKQATFLPHNGFKVSFAIDFDHPVFDQQKQTASVDFSTTSFVKEVSRARTFGFMRDLEFLRSQNLALGGSLDNAIVVDDYRIVNQDGLRYEDEFVKHKMLDAIGDLYQLGYSLIGEFRGYKSGHGLNNQLCRELLAHPEAFEIVTFEEAAEPAPISYAAPAMA; encoded by the coding sequence ATGATCAAACAACGAACGTTGCAGAACACGATCCGCGCCACTGGCGTGGGCCTCCACTCCGGAGAAAAAGTGTATCTGACGCTGCGTCCCGCGGCGCCCAATACGGGCATCGTGTTCGTGCGCACCGATCTCGACCCTGTCGTGCAGATCCCCGCTGACGCCCAGCGCGTCACCGACACCAAACTGTGCACCGCGCTGTCACGGGATGGGGTCAAGGTGGCCACGGTCGAGCATCTGATGTCGGCGTTCGCTGGCCTGGGTATCGACAACGCCTATGTCGAACTGAGCGCCGCCGAAGTGCCGATCATGGATGGCAGCGCCGGCCCGTTCGTGTTCCTGATCCAGTCCGCCGGTATTGCCGAGCAGGCCGCACCCAAGAAGTTCATCCGCATCAAGCGTGAGGTGACGGTCAGCGACGATGGCAAGCAGGCCACCTTTCTGCCGCACAACGGCTTCAAGGTGAGCTTCGCGATCGATTTCGATCATCCGGTGTTCGACCAGCAGAAGCAGACCGCCAGCGTCGACTTTTCCACGACCTCCTTCGTCAAGGAAGTGTCGCGGGCACGTACTTTCGGTTTCATGCGCGATCTCGAGTTCCTGCGCTCGCAGAATCTGGCGCTCGGCGGCAGTCTCGACAACGCTATCGTGGTCGACGACTACCGCATCGTGAATCAGGATGGTCTGCGCTACGAGGACGAATTCGTCAAGCACAAGATGCTCGACGCTATCGGCGACCTCTATCAGCTGGGCTATAGCCTGATCGGCGAGTTCCGTGGCTACAAGTCCGGCCATGGTCTCAACAATCAGCTGTGCCGCGAGCTGCTGGCGCATCCGGAAGCTTTCGAGATCGTGACCTTCGAGGAGGCCGCCGAACCGGCGCCGATCTCCTACGCCGCGCCGGCGATGGCCTGA